Part of the Ziziphus jujuba cultivar Dongzao chromosome 8, ASM3175591v1 genome is shown below.
tcatggtttatatatatatatatatatacatacatggaaAAAGGAACGTAAGATTGAGATGGCAAGATAAAATTACCACCTCTTCCATGCACGTTTTATATCCCGTGTGCTGATCCAAAATTTAGTCAATCCTATGCATCATTCGTTAATTACTACCAGATAAATTGAGATGAATAAGTATTAACACAaactttacataaataaatgcaTAGTCATGCTACAGGCACTAGTAGACGTCGGCCGTGGCTTGTACTTTAACTTGGCATTGAAGAAATGATAAATCGATGAAGAGGCAGCAAAAAAAGCTAGAGACTTGAGCATCCAATAGCAGAATTATAAATTCatgtatcccaaaaaaaaaggagaaccataaataattaaataaataagaaaaagaaaagaaagagcaaAAATCAGACAGCTAAAAGAGGAACTCTAGTTTTCTTCATACCCAAacctaattaaaatttgatctgttattttattttatttttaaaacttttcataTTAAAGAACAAGGCACATGTTACAGGCAAAACCCGTGCGTGAAAGGACAAATAACATACATAACtctgtataaatataaaaataatatttgacattttataaaaatatactaaatattAGGAGTCTTTCTAACTTACTATTGCTTTAATATAGCAAGACAAAACATTACAGATTGCATACGTAAATGATTTCTTGATTCCATATGCATCTGTTACAACTTTCATGTTCATCTTCTTCGCACCATTCACTTGTCCATCCtgtatttttctttgttatatGTTGGATCGGACAATAAAGTAGGACAGGTTGTAGAACAAATCTACGTCGTTTGTGAATCCACATTGTACTTAATACTTCACATAATTTGCTTCGGCATTCTTTCAattcactttttgttttaatactGGAAAGCAATTTTATTCCCTTGCGTTCTTCTCCACTGCAAATAAGGATGATCCCCAATATGTAAGAAGCTCCTTGGTGTCCTAAATTTGCAGCTCTTTTTAGAAGATCTAGTCCTGAATTTGCTGTTTTTGACTTAACATTGAAATATTCCATCTGAAAATTTTATActtaatattagaaaataaatattaaaatttcaattttatatatatatatatatatatatatgttaaaaaaaaaatttgacaaaattatcaAGTTATGATATACATACCACTCCTTCTTCATACAATACTTCTGGATGTCCACTTTTCTTGCAGGTGTTATAAAAGATTTTTGCTTCATTCCGTCTCTCCCATGCAATATGCTTCAATTTGCCTAGCGACATATGCCGATAAACATAGTCATCTTCACCAaccttattaaaaaatttacagctgcaaaaaaccaaaaaaaaaaaaaaaaaaatgaaaaatgaaaaatggtaGATTAAAACCAAAAACGATGCAAATACACACGCAGTCCTTTTATCACAAAACTTAACTAATCAAGAGCTGTTTACTTTCGGTACCTTAAATCAAATACTAAAATTACTTAGGTTATTAGTTGTCAATACTTtcttggagatttttttttttttttttgaaaacattaaaaaaaattgttggtttttcttgtatataatttaataaacacacGTTAATAAAGACAAGATAGAGAGCAACgtagacaaattaattaaaattaattcttGCGTACCATATTTTGGTATTGAAGTAATCAATTTGAGAAGAGGAAGCAACCCGAGCCAAGATTTCAGTGGTCAACTCGTTTGGAAGGTGTGAGAAAGCTGGAGGTTCCAATTCCATAGCCTCTTCATATGTACGTTTTCTCTTAATCATTGTGATCGAGTTGATGAATGGAGAAGCAATAGAAGAACGCATGCCCAAGTAAAAGATAGATCAAAATAATACGTGacaaagaaaaagtgaaaattgaaattgattaggaaaagaaaaaaggaaactcATCTAAAAGAGAATAGGAAACcttcaaattataataaatggAATGCTAAAAGGAATAAAGTGATAAACTTGACGAGTTTACACATGGcggttttataataattttgtactaTCACAACAAGTGGAATTGGAATTTAcccacaaaaacaaacaaaaaaaaaaaaaaaaaaaaggaaaaaaaaaaaaaaagatcgccTCCTGGTAGCCACCGATTCTGCATTTTTCTAATTTGGTACATAATGATTTATTCTATATGTTTGGAGGTGGGATTTTAGTGAGGAAActagaaaaaagaataatttctaGTAGTGTTTGGCTAAAAGAAAAATTcggatggaaaaaaaaaaattacaaggaGACACAAAAGagagtttcatatatatatatatatatatatacacatatatttctcttctctccctcttttttttttggccctttcgGTTTCTGACATCTAAATAAGCTTAAGAATTACTACTTAAAATTGAGAATCATATATAGTATGCTTCACATAGACACATGTATCGCATGCGTTACCTAGACATAGAACAGGAATAATATATACTAACAGCTGTACTTCAAAATCAAACCCGGTaactgtgaagtccagccgcaccaacccacaacctcaccaaccacaccaaccgcaccaaccacagccatcattgttgacagccaccattgttgacatgctgcaccgatcaacaattgtgggctaagttgttgaagattgtggccatgcttgcctataaataggctccttcccgttccatgaaaatcaagccgagagagcaagagaaaactccaagagagagagttgtttaagttccagagagaacttgagagaagagtgagcaattccagagagaattggagagtgcagagagaggttccaagagagaatcctccatgagagaagtttttatttttgtattctatttttaagagattaatagaattcttttattttcttctcatatttcttctctaaagtggtcagagaaccacaacaagtggtatcagagctccaggtcgagagcttgggtccaaaatttgaagaaacaaagctactgttcttcaagttggtgtttcggaaagttgctcaaataattaatttgacaattccaggtgaaagtacccgacgagaggagaacaacgaagCTCGCCGGAAAGAAAACGGACGtctcacgcgcccgcacgcgccgactgaaatttttctgcaactgttcacgcgcccacgcgccgcacgcgccgtctggaggttgaagacgaccacgtcagcagccacgtcagcacacctgccacgtcatctgccacgccagccgacacgtcatctgccacgtgtcgccacgtcatctgccacgtggtgccacgtcagcaccatctgccacgtcagcaatattttctgaaattacggaacagcccctgaagtttcggaaattacggaacagccctgaattattggaaattacagagtgacccctgtagttttctgaaattacggtgaagcccctgaactattggaaattacagattgacccctgaagtttctgtatttgcaggttgacccagaaattttgtgaaattacagttttgccctaaaatttctggtaattatattttgaccccggaagagtcaagtccaccattttcggccgttccggacgcaacggttaactccgttttgccaaattcagctccaattttggtcaagccataatgtcaatggaagaatcatcttcgggagctatggttaagctcactgccacaaattatacactttggagacctcggatggaagatctcctcaattgtaaggatctgtttgatcctatagaagctaaaggcgtaaaccccgatcccagcaaagtagcagaatggaagaaattaaacaagaaaacgatcggtcagatcaggcaatggatcgaccacagtgtcttccatcatgtagcgaaggaaacggatgcatatgccctctggacaaaattggaggacatgtaccaggccaagactgctcggaacaaagccctgttgcttaagcgattggtacatctaacattacagagtggaacttctgtagccgagcataccagtgagttccagagcttggtaaatcaactatctgctgtggattaccaactaggggatgaggatcaggccctcctacttctaagctctcttccagacagttgggagatattggtagtctctctcagcaattcggccccgaatggcaaacttactctgtctatggttaaggatgccctatttaatgaagaggccaggagaaaggacattggcatggatcagtcacatgccctcgtcacagagagaggaagacagcaaagaggtggtcgagatagggggagaggcaggagcaagagcagaggcagatctacagacggcagaaaatcatcgtataagtgctatcattgtggcctggagggtcacatgaagaagaactgcagaaagttgttgagagagcagagactccaaggtaatcagccgaagaaggatggagagacactagtcacttgtacaggagaagtggcgctctgctccaccgaagaagagacatgccttcatatatcaacccaagatgttgagtgggtagtcgatactgcagcatcctaccatgtcactccacacagagatttctttaaaacgtacaaagcaggagactttggtacggtaaagatgggaaattccagtttcgcaaagattatgggaactggtgatattcagataaaaacgaatattggttgtacaatcactttgaaggatgtccgtcatgttccaaaccttcggcttaatctactttcgggagcagccttagacaagcaaggctatgacaactacttcagcaaaggcacatggaaaatgacgaaaggtgccatagttgtcgcccgaggacatatttgtggaacgttgtacaagactcatgtgaagatatgtgcagacagcctcaatattgcagaaggagaggcgtctcaaaatctgtggcaccagagactcggtcacatgagtgaaaaaggattgtccactttggcaaggaagaagcttatcactgtttgcaaggatgctgtgctagatccttgtaatcactg
Proteins encoded:
- the LOC107414325 gene encoding uncharacterized protein LOC107414325 isoform X2 — protein: MEEARKRTYEEAMELEPPAFSHLPNELTTEILARVASSSQIDYFNTKICCKFFNKVGEDDYVYRHMSLGKLKHIAWERRNEAKIFYNTCKKSGHPEVLYEEGVMEYFNVKSKTANSGLDLLKRAANLGHQGASYILGIILICSGEERKGIKLLSSIKTKSELKECRSKLCEVLSTMWIHKRRRFVLQPVLLYCPIQHITKKNTGWTSEWCEEDEHESCNRCIWNQEIIYVCNL
- the LOC107414325 gene encoding uncharacterized protein LOC107414325 isoform X1 encodes the protein MRSSIASPFINSITMIKRKRTYEEAMELEPPAFSHLPNELTTEILARVASSSQIDYFNTKICCKFFNKVGEDDYVYRHMSLGKLKHIAWERRNEAKIFYNTCKKSGHPEVLYEEGVMEYFNVKSKTANSGLDLLKRAANLGHQGASYILGIILICSGEERKGIKLLSSIKTKSELKECRSKLCEVLSTMWIHKRRRFVLQPVLLYCPIQHITKKNTGWTSEWCEEDEHESCNRCIWNQEIIYVCNL